Proteins encoded in a region of the Geobacillus genomosp. 3 genome:
- a CDS encoding LacI family DNA-binding transcriptional regulator, whose protein sequence is MANIRDLAKEAGVSVATVSRVLNGYPYVSEEKRRAVWEAVEKLHYTKNIQAVHLAKGRTTIVGVMLPYIHHPYFSAVIEGISKEALRYGYQLLLFQTNYDVERELEALERLRMKQMDGLIVCSHEAGSEVLAAYQEEGPIVLCEQAEEYDFFTVYIDHYRAFAKALRYLVHKGHRRIGYCIGRMTGPNSQARAAAYQDVLRDIGVVPRRHWVFDGCLFLEDGKRVMRQWVAMGERPSALLVTSDQVAAGIVLEAHRIGVHIPEELSVIGFDNDPLAEMLGITTVALPHFSLGEKAFRLLHHWLETGHVPRKQEELPTRLIVRTTG, encoded by the coding sequence GTGGCGAACATCCGCGATTTGGCGAAAGAAGCAGGTGTATCGGTAGCAACGGTATCAAGGGTATTGAACGGGTATCCGTATGTAAGCGAGGAAAAGCGAAGGGCGGTTTGGGAAGCGGTTGAGAAGCTTCATTATACGAAAAATATTCAAGCGGTTCATCTGGCGAAAGGAAGGACGACGATTGTTGGGGTCATGCTCCCGTACATTCATCACCCTTATTTTTCAGCCGTGATTGAAGGGATTTCCAAGGAGGCGCTTCGTTACGGTTATCAGTTGCTTTTGTTTCAGACCAATTATGATGTGGAACGGGAACTTGAGGCGTTAGAACGGCTGCGGATGAAACAAATGGATGGGTTGATCGTCTGTTCTCATGAAGCGGGCTCGGAGGTGCTCGCGGCATATCAGGAAGAGGGGCCCATCGTTTTATGCGAGCAGGCGGAAGAATACGATTTCTTCACTGTCTATATCGATCACTATCGGGCGTTCGCCAAGGCACTGCGCTATTTAGTGCACAAAGGGCATCGGCGGATCGGCTATTGCATCGGAAGAATGACAGGACCGAACAGTCAAGCGAGGGCGGCGGCGTATCAAGATGTGCTGCGTGACATCGGCGTTGTTCCTCGGCGCCACTGGGTTTTTGACGGTTGTTTGTTTCTTGAAGACGGAAAGCGTGTCATGAGGCAATGGGTGGCGATGGGGGAGCGGCCGAGCGCGTTGCTTGTAACGAGTGACCAGGTGGCGGCCGGCATCGTGCTCGAAGCGCATCGAATCGGAGTGCACATTCCTGAAGAACTTTCCGTTATTGGCTTTGACAATGATCCGCTTGCGGAGATGTTAGGCATCACGACGGTTGCGCTCCCTCATTTTTCACTTGGGGAAAAAGCGTTTCGACTCCTCCATCATTGGCTTGAAACAGGACATGTCCCGCGAAAACAAGAAGAGCTGCCGACCCGATTGATCGTGCGGACCACCGGGTAA
- the trmL gene encoding tRNA (uridine(34)/cytosine(34)/5-carboxymethylaminomethyluridine(34)-2'-O)-methyltransferase TrmL, whose product MPLHVVLYQPEIPANTGNIARTCAATDTALHLIRPLGFSTDDKMLKRAGLDYWPYVNISYYDSLDELFARFPGGEFYFITKFGQQYYDSFDFSDTEKDIFFVFGRETTGLPKELLEANMDRCLRIPMNDKVRSLNLSNTAAILVYEALRQQRFHGLS is encoded by the coding sequence ATGCCGCTTCATGTAGTACTGTATCAACCAGAAATCCCAGCCAACACCGGGAATATCGCCCGCACATGCGCGGCGACGGATACGGCGCTCCACCTGATTCGTCCGCTTGGGTTTTCAACGGATGATAAAATGTTAAAGCGCGCTGGCCTTGACTATTGGCCGTACGTCAACATTTCGTATTATGACTCGCTCGATGAGTTGTTTGCCCGGTTTCCAGGCGGTGAGTTTTACTTTATTACAAAATTTGGCCAACAATATTATGACTCGTTTGACTTCAGCGATACGGAAAAAGACATTTTCTTTGTATTTGGCCGGGAAACGACCGGGTTGCCGAAGGAGCTGCTCGAGGCCAATATGGACCGTTGCCTGCGCATTCCGATGAACGACAAAGTCCGTTCGCTGAACTTATCCAATACGGCGGCGATTTTAGTGTATGAGGCGTTGCGACAGCAACGGTTTCACGGTCTGTCGTGA
- a CDS encoding PrkA family serine protein kinase, whose translation MDILRKIARYREEEERLRWEGTFAEYLEILKEKPWVAQSAHSRVYNMIKDAGVEEVDGRRRYKFFSRHLFGLEEALERLVEEYFHPAAKRLDVRKRILLLMGPVGGGKSTLVTLLKRGLEEYSKTDRGAVYAIKGCPMHEDPLHLIPHHLRDDFYREYGIRIEGELSPLNMMRLEKEYGGRIEDVLVERIFFSENRRVGIGTFSPSDPKSQDIADLTGSIDFSTIAEYGSESDPRAYRFDGELNKANRGIMEFQEMLKCDEKFLWHLLSLTQEGNFKAGRFALISADELIVAHTNETEYRSFIANKKNEALHSRIIVMPIPYNLRVSEEERIYEKMIRESDVADVHIAPHTLRIAAMFTILTRLKESKRPDVDLLKKMRLYDGEMIEGFNEVDVEELKKEHPDEGMSGIDPRYVINRISACIIRKEVPSINALDVLRSLKEGLDQHPSISKEDRERYLNFISLVRKEYDEIAKQEVQKAFVYSYEESAKTLMDNYLDNVEAYCNKTKLRDPLTGEEMNPDEKLMRSIEEQIGISENAKKAFREEILIRISAYARKGQKFDYNSHERLREAIQKKLFADLKDIVKITTSTKTPDEQQLKKINEVVARLIDEYGYNSTSANELLRYVGSLLNR comes from the coding sequence ATGGATATTTTAAGAAAAATCGCACGGTACCGGGAAGAGGAAGAACGGCTGAGGTGGGAAGGGACGTTTGCCGAGTATTTAGAGATTTTAAAAGAAAAGCCGTGGGTGGCCCAATCGGCTCATTCGCGCGTTTATAATATGATTAAAGATGCCGGAGTCGAAGAGGTGGATGGACGGAGACGGTATAAGTTTTTCAGTCGGCATTTGTTTGGGCTTGAGGAGGCGCTCGAACGGCTCGTTGAAGAATATTTCCACCCAGCGGCGAAACGGTTGGATGTACGCAAACGGATTTTGTTGTTGATGGGGCCGGTCGGTGGCGGGAAATCGACGCTTGTGACGCTTCTGAAGCGCGGGCTCGAGGAGTATTCGAAAACAGACCGCGGCGCTGTGTATGCCATTAAAGGCTGCCCGATGCACGAGGATCCGCTTCACCTGATTCCTCATCATTTGCGCGATGATTTTTACCGCGAATACGGCATTCGCATCGAAGGAGAGTTGTCGCCGCTCAATATGATGCGGCTCGAGAAAGAATACGGGGGCCGCATTGAAGATGTGCTGGTGGAACGCATTTTCTTCTCGGAAAACCGCCGCGTCGGCATTGGGACGTTCAGCCCATCTGATCCGAAATCGCAGGATATTGCCGATTTAACCGGAAGCATCGATTTCTCGACGATTGCCGAATACGGTTCTGAGTCCGACCCGCGCGCCTACCGGTTTGACGGCGAGCTGAACAAGGCGAACCGCGGCATTATGGAGTTTCAAGAGATGTTGAAATGCGATGAAAAATTTCTTTGGCATTTGTTGTCGCTGACGCAAGAAGGCAATTTCAAAGCTGGGCGGTTTGCGCTCATCAGCGCAGATGAACTGATCGTAGCCCATACGAACGAAACAGAGTATCGTTCGTTTATTGCGAATAAAAAGAACGAGGCGCTTCATTCGCGCATTATCGTGATGCCGATTCCGTACAATTTACGCGTCTCCGAAGAAGAGCGCATTTACGAAAAAATGATTCGTGAAAGCGATGTCGCTGATGTGCATATCGCTCCCCATACACTTCGAATTGCTGCTATGTTTACGATTTTGACGCGGCTGAAAGAATCGAAGCGGCCGGATGTGGATTTATTGAAGAAAATGCGCCTGTATGACGGAGAGATGATCGAAGGATTCAATGAAGTCGATGTAGAAGAACTGAAAAAAGAACATCCAGACGAAGGGATGAGCGGCATCGACCCGCGCTATGTCATCAACCGCATTTCTGCATGCATTATTCGCAAGGAAGTGCCCTCGATCAATGCGCTCGATGTGCTTCGCTCGTTGAAAGAGGGGTTGGATCAGCACCCATCCATCTCCAAGGAAGATCGGGAGCGGTATTTAAACTTTATCTCCCTTGTCCGCAAAGAATATGACGAAATCGCCAAGCAAGAGGTACAAAAGGCGTTCGTGTACTCGTATGAAGAATCGGCGAAAACGTTGATGGATAACTATTTGGACAATGTGGAAGCGTATTGCAACAAAACGAAATTACGCGACCCGCTCACCGGCGAGGAAATGAATCCGGATGAGAAGTTGATGCGCTCGATTGAGGAACAGATCGGCATTTCCGAAAACGCTAAAAAAGCGTTCCGTGAAGAAATTTTAATCCGTATCTCTGCCTATGCACGCAAAGGGCAAAAGTTTGATTACAACTCGCATGAGCGGTTGCGCGAAGCGATCCAGAAAAAGCTGTTCGCCGATTTGAAGGACATCGTGAAAATTACGACGTCGACGAAGACGCCTGATGAGCAACAACTGAAGAAAATTAACGAAGTCGTTGCCCGCTTGATCGATGAGTACGGGTACAATTCCACATCGGCCAATGAATTGCTCCGCTATGTCGGCAGCTTGTTGAACCGCTAG
- the yhbH gene encoding sporulation protein YhbH, which produces MKGNFVVSKEDWSLHRKGHDDQKRHQEKVKEAIKNNLPDLITEESIIMSNGRDVIKIPIRSLDEYKIRYNYEKNKHVGQGNGDSQVGDVVARDGSGEGQGPGKGQGAGDLPGQDYYEAEVSLMEIEEALFSQLELPNLKRKELDQNVVQHIEFNDIRRTGLMGNIDKKRTMLAAFKRNAMSGKPGFYPIYREDLKFKTWNEVVKPESKAVVLAMMDTSGSMGMWEKYMARSFFFWMTRFLRTKYETVDIAFIAHHTEAKVVSEEEFFTKGESGGTICSSAYRKALELIETKYSPSRYNIYPFHFSDGDNLTSDNARCVKLVQELMKVSNMFGYGEVNQYNRHSTLMSAYRNIKDEKFRHYILKQKSDVFHAMRTFFRKEESKQLV; this is translated from the coding sequence ATGAAGGGGAATTTCGTTGTATCGAAAGAAGACTGGTCCCTCCACCGCAAAGGTCATGATGACCAAAAGCGCCATCAAGAAAAAGTAAAAGAGGCGATCAAAAATAACTTACCGGATTTAATTACGGAAGAAAGCATTATTATGTCCAACGGACGCGACGTGATCAAAATTCCGATCCGCTCGCTTGACGAGTATAAAATCCGCTACAACTACGAGAAAAACAAACACGTCGGCCAAGGAAACGGAGACAGCCAAGTCGGTGATGTGGTGGCCAGAGACGGAAGCGGGGAGGGGCAAGGGCCAGGAAAAGGCCAAGGAGCCGGCGATTTGCCAGGCCAAGATTATTACGAAGCTGAAGTGTCGTTAATGGAAATCGAGGAGGCGCTCTTTAGCCAATTGGAGCTTCCGAATTTGAAGCGGAAAGAGCTCGACCAAAACGTTGTCCAACATATCGAGTTTAATGATATTCGCCGCACCGGACTGATGGGGAACATCGATAAAAAACGGACGATGCTTGCCGCTTTCAAGCGCAACGCCATGAGCGGCAAACCGGGCTTTTACCCGATTTATCGCGAGGATTTGAAGTTTAAAACGTGGAACGAAGTCGTCAAACCAGAATCGAAAGCGGTCGTCCTAGCGATGATGGATACAAGCGGCTCGATGGGCATGTGGGAAAAATATATGGCGCGCAGTTTCTTCTTCTGGATGACGCGCTTTTTGCGAACGAAGTACGAGACGGTGGATATCGCCTTTATTGCCCACCACACAGAGGCAAAAGTTGTCAGTGAGGAAGAATTTTTCACCAAAGGAGAAAGCGGCGGCACGATTTGTTCGTCGGCCTACCGCAAAGCGCTTGAACTGATTGAAACGAAATATTCTCCGTCACGCTACAACATTTATCCGTTCCACTTCTCCGACGGCGACAACTTGACATCTGACAATGCCCGCTGCGTCAAGCTTGTTCAAGAATTGATGAAAGTATCGAACATGTTTGGGTATGGGGAAGTGAACCAGTACAATCGCCATTCCACGCTTATGTCCGCGTATCGCAATATTAAAGATGAAAAATTCCGCCATTATATCTTAAAGCAAAAATCGGATGTGTTTCATGCGATGAGAACGTTTTTCCGCAAAGAAGAAAGCAAGCAGCTCGTTTGA